A window of Candidatus Nanopelagicales bacterium genomic DNA:
ACGTCTGCCTCAGCAGCAGCGGTTGACGGATCAACCACGCGCAAGCCAGCTTCTTCAGCCTTGGCACGGCTCTTTGAGCCCTCGGCTAGGCCAACACGGACATCGACGCCTGAGTCACGAAGGGACATAGCGTGGGCGTGACCCTGGCTACCGAATCCGAGCACCGCAACCTTGCGGCCCTGGATGATCGATAGGTCGGCGTCCTTGTCATAGAACAGTTCTGCTGCCACCGGAGGTTCTCCTTGATTGTGTGAAAATTGCGTTAAAGCGCTCCACAGATTACGCGGTGCGCTCCCCTGACTTATCCGCAGGGCGGCTGGACCTATCTGAAATGGAGCGGGAACCGCGGCCAACGGCCACCATGCCCGACTTCACCAATTCTTTGATGCCAAATGGCTCCATCACCTTGAGGAAATCCGTGAGCTTCTCTGGATTTCCGGTGATCTCGATGGTCAATGCCTCAGGAGCCACATCCACGACCTTGGCCTTGAAGAGTTGGACCACTTCGATGACCCGGCTGCGGGAGTCCACATCGGCCTTGACCTTGACCAGCATGATTTCGCGAGAAACCGAAGCCGCAGGGTCAAGTTCAACGATCTTGAGCACGTTAATGAGTTTGTTGAGTTGCTTGGTC
This region includes:
- the ilvN gene encoding acetolactate synthase small subunit, with amino-acid sequence MTRHTLSVLVQDQPGVLARVASLFSRRGFNIESLAVGPTEVPDVSRMTIVVNVDGSPLEQVTKQLNKLINVLKIVELDPAASVSREIMLVKVKADVDSRSRVIEVVQLFKAKVVDVAPEALTIEITGNPEKLTDFLKVMEPFGIKELVKSGMVAVGRGSRSISDRSSRPADKSGERTA